Proteins from one Muntiacus reevesi chromosome X, mMunRee1.1, whole genome shotgun sequence genomic window:
- the LOC136153337 gene encoding heterogeneous nuclear ribonucleoprotein A3-like isoform X1, producing the protein MEVKPPPGRPQPNSSRRRRHQGEEGHDPKEPEQLRKLFIDGLSFETTDDSLREHFEKWGTLTDCVVMRDPQAKRSRGFGFVTYSCVEEVDAAMCARPHEVDGRVVEPKRAVSREDSVKPAAHLTVKKIFVGGIKEDTEEYNLRDYFEKYGKIETIEVMEDRQSGKKRGFAFVTFDDHDTVDQIVVQKYHTINGHNFEVKKALSKQEMQSAGSQRGRGGGSDNFMSRGGNFGGGGGNFGRGGNFGGRGGYGGGGGGSRGSYGGGDGGYSGFGGDGGNYGGGPGYSSRGGYGGGGPGYGNQGGGYGGGGGGYDGYNEEGNFVGNYGGGGNYNDFGNYSGQQQSNYGPMKGGSFGGRSLGSPYGGGYGSGGGSGGYGSRRF; encoded by the coding sequence ATGGAGGTAAAACCGCCGCCCGGTCGCCCCCAGCCCAACTCCAGCCGTCGCCGCCGCCACCAGGGGGAGGAGGGTCACGATCCCAAGGAACCAGAGCAGTTGAGAAAGCTGTTTATCGATGGTCTGAGCTTTGAAACTACAGAtgatagcttaagagaacattttgaGAAATGGGGCACACTTACAGATTGTGTGGTGATGAGAGACCCCCAAGCAAAACGTTCCAGGGGCTTTGGTTTTGTGACTTACTCTTGTGTTGAAGAAGTGGATGCAGCAATGTGTGCTCGACCACACGAGGTTGATGGGCGTGTAGTGGAACCAAAGAGAGCTGTTTCTAGAGAGGATTCTGTAAAGCCTGCTGCCCATCTAACAGTGAAGAAAATTTTTGTTGGTGGTATTAAAGAAGATACAGAAGAATATAATTTGAGAGACTACTTTGAAAAGTATGGCAAGATTGAAACCATAGAAGTTATGGAAGACAGGCAGAGTGGAAAAAAGAGAGGATTTGCTTTTGTAACTTTTGATGATCATGATACAGTTGATCAAATTGTTGTTCAGAAATACCACACTATTAATGGGCATAATTTTGAAGTGAAAAAGGCCCTTTCTAAACAAGAGATGCAATCTGCTGGATCACAAAGAGGTCGTGGAGGTGGATCTGACAACTTTATGAGTCGTGGAGGAAACTTTGGAGGTGGTGGAGGTAACTTTGGCCGTGGTGGAAACTTCGGTGGAAGAGGAGGctatggtggtggaggtggtggcagCCGAGGGAGTTATGGAGGAGGTGATGGTGGATACAGTGGATTTGGAGGTGATGGTGGCAACTATGGTGGTGGCCCTGGTTATAGTAGTAGAGGAGGTTACGGTGGTGGTGGACCAGGATATGGAAACCAAGGTGGTGGATATGGTGGCGGTGGTGGAGGATATGATGGTTACAATGAAGAAGGAAATTTTGTAGGTAACTATGGTGGTGGTGGAAACTATAATGATTTTGGAAATTATAGTGGACAACAGCAATCAAATTATGGACCCATGAAAGGGGGTAGTTTTGGTGGAAGAAGCTTGGGCAGTCCCTATGGTGGTGGTTATGGATCTGGTGGTGGAAGTGGTGGATATGGTAGCAGAAGGTTCtaa
- the LOC136153337 gene encoding heterogeneous nuclear ribonucleoprotein A3-like isoform X2 — MEGHDPKEPEQLRKLFIDGLSFETTDDSLREHFEKWGTLTDCVVMRDPQAKRSRGFGFVTYSCVEEVDAAMCARPHEVDGRVVEPKRAVSREDSVKPAAHLTVKKIFVGGIKEDTEEYNLRDYFEKYGKIETIEVMEDRQSGKKRGFAFVTFDDHDTVDQIVVQKYHTINGHNFEVKKALSKQEMQSAGSQRGRGGGSDNFMSRGGNFGGGGGNFGRGGNFGGRGGYGGGGGGSRGSYGGGDGGYSGFGGDGGNYGGGPGYSSRGGYGGGGPGYGNQGGGYGGGGGGYDGYNEEGNFVGNYGGGGNYNDFGNYSGQQQSNYGPMKGGSFGGRSLGSPYGGGYGSGGGSGGYGSRRF, encoded by the exons ATGGAG GGTCACGATCCCAAGGAACCAGAGCAGTTGAGAAAGCTGTTTATCGATGGTCTGAGCTTTGAAACTACAGAtgatagcttaagagaacattttgaGAAATGGGGCACACTTACAGATTGTGTGGTGATGAGAGACCCCCAAGCAAAACGTTCCAGGGGCTTTGGTTTTGTGACTTACTCTTGTGTTGAAGAAGTGGATGCAGCAATGTGTGCTCGACCACACGAGGTTGATGGGCGTGTAGTGGAACCAAAGAGAGCTGTTTCTAGAGAGGATTCTGTAAAGCCTGCTGCCCATCTAACAGTGAAGAAAATTTTTGTTGGTGGTATTAAAGAAGATACAGAAGAATATAATTTGAGAGACTACTTTGAAAAGTATGGCAAGATTGAAACCATAGAAGTTATGGAAGACAGGCAGAGTGGAAAAAAGAGAGGATTTGCTTTTGTAACTTTTGATGATCATGATACAGTTGATCAAATTGTTGTTCAGAAATACCACACTATTAATGGGCATAATTTTGAAGTGAAAAAGGCCCTTTCTAAACAAGAGATGCAATCTGCTGGATCACAAAGAGGTCGTGGAGGTGGATCTGACAACTTTATGAGTCGTGGAGGAAACTTTGGAGGTGGTGGAGGTAACTTTGGCCGTGGTGGAAACTTCGGTGGAAGAGGAGGctatggtggtggaggtggtggcagCCGAGGGAGTTATGGAGGAGGTGATGGTGGATACAGTGGATTTGGAGGTGATGGTGGCAACTATGGTGGTGGCCCTGGTTATAGTAGTAGAGGAGGTTACGGTGGTGGTGGACCAGGATATGGAAACCAAGGTGGTGGATATGGTGGCGGTGGTGGAGGATATGATGGTTACAATGAAGAAGGAAATTTTGTAGGTAACTATGGTGGTGGTGGAAACTATAATGATTTTGGAAATTATAGTGGACAACAGCAATCAAATTATGGACCCATGAAAGGGGGTAGTTTTGGTGGAAGAAGCTTGGGCAGTCCCTATGGTGGTGGTTATGGATCTGGTGGTGGAAGTGGTGGATATGGTAGCAGAAGGTTCtaa